In Candidatus Kaistella beijingensis, a genomic segment contains:
- a CDS encoding reverse transcriptase domain-containing protein, with translation MELEYLFTRRELLKILCKKRCLLAKKEHDRQFYKNILVKSSHAKQHELYEIFPPRNTWIRLRKSERSSKNATQINSEQLERTVLLSTKRLTKFSSTGWQSKLLRFIDEIISKALSSSYSIPKPKIISHFKEEKNGIKVFRPIAHFEYVDRIIISQLNKYLTYHFDRTFENCSYAFRSRASVGKSFSHHGAVEDIIEFKRKNNKKNLFVAECDIKKFYDCVNHAVVRSHFYDKVSILKRNGTIINQRALDLFESYLKCYSFNKDVLSINLGKDCEFGWVDEIELRDIQSDPSKEEIGVPQGGAISCFIANLLMDYVDKKVLSYDDKNLFYARFCDDMVLIHTKKKISQEILNVYGTALKDIKLLHHNFTTIKYYDKDFWKSKSKSSYKWGDPALSNKNVPWLSFVGYQIKFDLKIRVRKSSIKNEILKQLKETDKIIEYVKTNKKFKVSERAIKYRITQRLLSMSVGRKSIFNPKKEGQMCWSSGFRVLKQNDNVKYQLRHLDKKRGKQLARLDRIIKNMNKNNRPDKNRKVLATNETKYYGAPFSYYFQLNTN, from the coding sequence ATGGAACTAGAATATTTGTTTACGAGAAGAGAATTGTTAAAAATTTTGTGTAAGAAAAGATGCCTTCTTGCAAAAAAAGAGCATGATAGACAGTTCTATAAAAACATTTTAGTGAAAAGTTCACATGCTAAACAACACGAATTATATGAGATATTTCCACCAAGGAATACGTGGATAAGACTGAGAAAATCAGAAAGGTCTAGTAAAAATGCGACACAGATAAATTCTGAACAATTGGAAAGAACAGTTTTGCTTTCCACTAAAAGATTAACTAAATTTTCCTCTACTGGTTGGCAATCTAAGCTTCTAAGATTTATTGACGAGATAATTTCAAAAGCATTAAGTTCTTCATATTCAATACCAAAACCAAAAATTATTAGCCACTTTAAAGAAGAAAAAAATGGTATAAAAGTATTTCGTCCAATCGCTCATTTTGAATATGTTGATAGAATAATAATTAGTCAATTAAATAAATATCTCACGTATCATTTCGATAGAACTTTTGAAAATTGTTCTTATGCATTTCGTTCTCGAGCCTCTGTAGGAAAGTCATTTTCTCATCATGGGGCTGTGGAAGATATTATTGAGTTCAAAAGGAAAAATAACAAGAAAAACCTTTTTGTTGCTGAATGTGATATAAAGAAGTTCTATGACTGCGTCAATCATGCTGTAGTTAGGTCACACTTTTATGATAAAGTTTCTATACTAAAGCGTAATGGTACAATAATAAACCAGCGGGCTTTAGATTTATTTGAATCTTATTTAAAGTGTTATAGTTTTAATAAGGATGTACTAAGTATTAATCTTGGAAAAGATTGTGAATTTGGATGGGTTGATGAAATAGAACTCAGAGATATTCAATCTGATCCTTCAAAAGAGGAAATAGGAGTGCCTCAAGGTGGTGCAATTTCCTGTTTTATTGCAAATTTATTAATGGATTACGTTGATAAGAAAGTTTTGTCATATGATGACAAAAATTTGTTTTACGCCAGATTCTGCGACGATATGGTTTTGATACATACCAAAAAGAAAATTTCACAAGAAATATTAAATGTTTACGGCACTGCACTTAAAGATATTAAACTTTTGCATCATAATTTCACTACTATTAAGTATTATGATAAGGATTTTTGGAAATCGAAATCAAAGTCTTCCTATAAATGGGGAGATCCTGCTTTATCTAATAAGAATGTCCCCTGGCTTTCATTTGTTGGCTATCAAATTAAGTTTGATTTGAAGATTAGGGTCCGTAAGTCATCAATTAAAAATGAAATATTAAAACAATTAAAGGAAACAGATAAAATTATTGAATACGTAAAAACTAACAAAAAGTTTAAAGTTTCTGAACGTGCAATAAAATATAGGATTACACAGAGATTATTATCAATGTCCGTAGGCAGAAAAAGTATTTTCAATCCAAAGAAGGAAGGACAAATGTGCTGGTCTTCAGGGTTCCGTGTCCTCAAGCAAAACGATAATGTAAAATATCAATTAAGGCATTTGGACAAAAAAAGAGGCAAACAACTTGCAAGATTGGACCGCATAATAAAAAATATGAATAAAAATAATCGTCCAGATAAAAATAGGAAAGTATTGGCAACAAATGAAACTAAATATTATGGGGCACCTTTCAGCTACTACTTTCAATTAAATACTAATTAA
- a CDS encoding AAA family ATPase, which yields MNYRSCKILQLELKDNDPNIFIGLNDCGKSTILQAIDLLLGEKPKYNSLQEGNNKSDLSNSKLSLEDFNKLLAENNLPDGLEYNENETIILGKLVYNEEELERIQSLDISTNLSWSLENNSDLELWISKNFDGNTVSTYISTFDSSGKDELWSKTSTDLNKILREHSVSSEDISNENGKGRFSNLEKLRAFYNKVELSKVWSLYKPAKNDTEILPVFKYFDWNCSFEDINNLAGSLMKEYIDPFISDIKNSAISKALEAEMKINEKFAELKDTIAEVAPEIETIETRVFFDVKEKISDIMVRKFSSDGLIHLENQGEGLKRKIWFSLIKSKAKTVTEQNFKEFIWAFDEPETHLYPGAQREFFDILHSLSKSNVQVFVSTHSTIFIDKSKIDNIKSIAKDQSGYSYSDQCENIDSVFSSLNVKNSDFLFFDKFLVVEGDTEQYLIPELYKLYFGKTILEDNIQLINIGGKDKWQENKKIIDNVMKGFQKTEDKIVYLFDNDMSYEIGEAAKSPSMFFVGMQDIEDSIETQIWYDNINEFYNKEIVTVAEIESIKRDIPNVKCNSNEKFYKKLKAKIRQNYITTNGEADSLKLIPDKGKDSAEFILKNFKEKNQIPSKIIEAFKKLSE from the coding sequence GTGAATTATAGAAGTTGTAAAATTTTACAACTTGAACTAAAAGATAATGACCCAAATATTTTCATTGGATTAAACGATTGTGGAAAATCTACAATTCTTCAGGCTATTGATTTACTTTTAGGTGAAAAACCTAAATATAACTCTTTGCAAGAAGGAAATAATAAAAGTGATCTTTCTAATTCAAAATTGTCGTTAGAAGACTTTAATAAACTTCTTGCTGAAAATAATCTCCCCGATGGATTAGAATATAATGAGAATGAAACGATAATATTAGGAAAACTTGTTTATAATGAAGAAGAACTTGAAAGAATTCAGTCTTTAGATATATCAACTAATTTATCATGGTCTTTGGAAAATAACAGCGATCTTGAATTATGGATTTCTAAGAATTTTGACGGAAACACAGTTAGCACTTACATTTCTACCTTTGATTCATCAGGAAAGGATGAATTATGGAGCAAAACATCAACAGATCTTAATAAAATATTAAGGGAACATTCTGTATCTTCAGAAGATATTAGTAATGAGAATGGCAAAGGACGCTTTTCAAATTTGGAAAAACTAAGAGCATTTTATAACAAGGTTGAATTATCGAAAGTTTGGTCTTTGTATAAGCCCGCAAAAAATGATACTGAAATTTTGCCTGTATTTAAATATTTTGATTGGAATTGCTCATTTGAAGATATAAATAATCTAGCGGGAAGTTTAATGAAAGAATATATTGATCCATTTATATCTGATATTAAGAATTCGGCAATTTCAAAAGCTTTAGAAGCTGAAATGAAAATCAATGAAAAATTTGCAGAATTAAAAGATACGATAGCGGAAGTAGCTCCAGAAATAGAAACAATTGAAACAAGAGTGTTTTTTGATGTAAAAGAGAAAATATCTGATATTATGGTTAGAAAATTTTCGAGTGATGGATTAATACACCTTGAAAATCAGGGAGAGGGTTTGAAAAGAAAGATATGGTTTTCACTAATTAAATCAAAAGCCAAAACAGTAACTGAGCAAAATTTCAAGGAGTTTATTTGGGCATTTGATGAACCAGAAACTCATCTTTATCCTGGAGCTCAGAGAGAATTTTTTGATATATTACACTCATTATCAAAGTCTAATGTTCAAGTTTTTGTAAGTACACATTCTACGATTTTTATTGATAAATCAAAAATTGACAATATAAAAAGTATAGCAAAAGATCAATCTGGCTATTCGTATTCTGATCAATGTGAAAATATAGACTCTGTTTTTAGTAGTTTAAATGTTAAAAACAGTGATTTTTTATTCTTTGATAAGTTTCTCGTCGTAGAGGGTGATACTGAACAATATTTAATTCCAGAGTTATATAAATTGTACTTTGGAAAAACTATCTTAGAAGATAATATTCAATTGATAAACATTGGAGGAAAAGATAAGTGGCAGGAGAATAAGAAGATAATCGATAATGTTATGAAAGGTTTCCAAAAAACAGAAGACAAGATTGTGTATCTATTTGATAACGACATGAGTTATGAAATTGGTGAAGCCGCTAAAAGCCCAAGCATGTTTTTTGTAGGTATGCAAGACATTGAAGATAGTATTGAAACTCAAATTTGGTACGATAATATTAATGAATTTTATAATAAAGAAATTGTTACAGTTGCCGAAATAGAATCTATTAAAAGAGATATTCCGAATGTTAAATGTAATTCAAATGAAAAATTTTACAAAAAACTGAAAGCTAAAATTCGTCAAAATTATATAACCACAAATGGCGAAGCTGATTCATTAAAACTTATACCTGACAAGGGTAAAGATTCTGCAGAATTCATCCTGAAAAACTTCAAAGAGAAAAATCAGATCCCATCCAAAATAATAGAAGCATTCAAAAAATTATCAGAATAA